The Anas platyrhynchos isolate ZD024472 breed Pekin duck chromosome 6, IASCAAS_PekinDuck_T2T, whole genome shotgun sequence sequence tttctatctagaagttggtgttttttgttttttgttttttttttttcttctatccaGAAGTACTAGAAGTATTTCTTGACCTTTAAAGATCTGAACCTTGCTTGGGCTGGCAATGAGGAGAAGCATTCCTCTGATACGCAATATGACCTAGTCTGTGAAACACAACCAGCCTCCTAATGGGACCTCCCCGATGCTGGAAAGAACAAGGTTATTGTCACCTGGCAAATGTGTGTGTCAAGGCAAAAAGAATTTGTACTTCCCTTTCTTTTAGGCAATAGGAGTATTCTGATAgtacaaaataacagaaataaaggcaaataaattaaaaaaggatcACAgcacaagttaaaaaaaataaaacaaaaaataaaaaacaatgtaTAGTTATGCTTTGaattcttttgtatttgtacaactagaattatagaatcatatcACAGAAActtagaatggtttgggttggaagggacctttaagaCAACGTCATTCCAGCCtcctgtcatgggcagggacagctcccaCTAGATCAGTGCCATCTGTGCCACGGTTTTCCTGATCCCGTCCCTACATACCCCGACGGCACCCCTATACTCCTCCCAGGTCGCATGTCCTTGCTTCCCCTACTGCCATTGTTGGCTTTTAAGACATTTTTGTATGGCAAATTAATAATGAAAGAGGCACGTGTCACAGGCGAGTGAGATTAGAACATCGcatctttatatatttatgggATCAGTGGAAATAACTGACAAAGCAGGCAGACATTCCTGCAAGAGAGAATTCTGAAAACACTCAGTGGTCTGCCTCTATGGGAAAAGAATTGGTGGAGACAGAACTGTGCTGAGTCTGAGAACTTCCAAAATTCTGAATTTAAAGCACTGGCTGGTCCTTCTTTTTGCACAAGATATAGCTTCTATATTCGTTTCCCTCTTTGACAGTTATATTCATgttttcctaagaaaaaaagGTCCAGCACCTACATCCGAAGAGTTTGTTCCCAATTACACTACAGCAGAGAAACGAGATTTGTACTTTGTTGAATACCTTTGCTATTGGTTACTGAACCAATACTGAAATGAAACACTAGCTGACCTTTATGTTCCAAATGCAAACATCGTGTGGCTATGTTGGTCTTCAGATTTGGCACGCTTTGTTTGTCTCTCACAAACTCACAGCTTCCCTAAAACAAGCGAGGTTGTAGCAAGGACAGAATTTACAGGCAGGTTATGCAAAGCTGAAACGTTTCTAGGGCAATGTTTTATAGCCCCTTAGAGTTCCATACATAGTATTTTACTGTGTActcaaataacatttatttacacACGTGTCTGAGGTTTTTTGTCAGGTTTGCTTTAAAGTTCAGGCTTTTCTCAGCTAATCTAATTTGCCCGAGATGGATGGCCTCACTCTTTTCGTTGGAAAACCAATGCTGTTACGCTGTTTCCAATTCTTCCTCCAAAGCAAAACTTGGGTGTTGGCAGCTCCTCCAGAATTTCAAATCCTGccagacagaaattaaaatgcttttgtaagAAGGAAGTCATTTCATTCTCCTCTTGGATAACCCTTTGCAAACCATTCTTTATTTGTCTGGAAAACTTGCAAGGCAGTTACTTTGCAAGTTTATAGGACTGTATTGTTACACTGCACCGCTGCTCTACGCAGCTGAAAACCTTCCATGGATAATAAAAACCTTAGATGGCCGAATCGCACAAATTAATGGCAGAAAAGATGGTTGCTTGCCAGTAATTTTAGTTCCCCAGGAGGGATGGTTGTTTTAGATCCACAGTCCTGGAGTTTCAAGCCTCAGGCATGAGATCCAGGAGCTAACcagcatataaaaataaataaaaaataaataaattaaaaaaaaaacaaccttaagAGAGGATCAGAAAGGTGACTGAGGGGGTGACATAAAAGGTCACAGTCACAGACTTGCCAGTTCCCCTAAATATGGGTAATTTCAGGATCAGTTGGATGGGTGAACCAGATCTGTCTAAATAAAGagccaaaagagaaaaaaaaataaactgaaattcaCATGGGTACAGAATTCTCTCCTTTCCCATGGAACTAGACTGAAATCCTTGTTCTCCAGGGTATAAAAAACCTGTGCTCCCTGGACAGATTGGCAAATGTAGAAGCTGGAATTATTGAAGAAAACATATTGAGGATAGGCTAAGGCATTTGCCAGTTTTTCTTATTACCACCTTGTCTTATCCTCATCTAATTTAGTAAATATGTTAAGACAAACATTAAAATTTACCtggtgcatccctaaacaaccACAAATTGGCAGATGGATCTGTTCAAGTGCTTACCTTCTCTGAACTCCTCCAACAGCTCCTCCTTGGTCCAGTTGCAGGATGTTATGAGGAAAAAGCCCTCTGGTTTCAACACGTTGCGCAGAGATCTCACGTACTGCTTCCTCTTCCCGACCGCGTTGTCAGGGTTAAGGCTTATGGCATCGAAAGTCCCCTTGTCAATACAGATCTGAAATCCTGACAGATCGGCTGATGGAGCCAGGAAGTCTTCCACCTAAACCAGAAGTCTGCAACTGTGAAACGATCTTTACTGAAGAGCTCCTGAATGTTTAATGCAAAccaatgctttaaaataaaaagcctcaAACCTGAGGATAGGTGTGCTTAGGAAAGGGTAACTCAGAGGGTTTTCAGTTACAtatcagcttcttttttctctacATCAGACATTATATGCGTTACAGACGTAGTAATCTATTTGCTACAAAGCCCACACTTATACCTATTCATCTAAAACTCAAGCTAACGCACCTGGAAGTTCATTCTTTAAATCCTCATTTGTACTTTGATCCCTGGCTTCCTAGCACTGCGGGCTATGCCCTGCGCAAACAGAGGGCAAGACAGTGCCTGCCACAACGAGATCACAACGGAGGTACAAGAACAGAGACAGCCTGCAGGTACAGAGCTGGAGGggcacagagcacagcagagaGCGCGAAGGGCAGCCGGGGGATCACAGAGTGgcagaggctggaagggacctctgcagGTCAGCTCAGGCAGGGCCTCTCAAGCTTCCTGCTGCACAGCTACTGGTAGGCATTCTTCCACATCAGGATTTAATTTTCTATCTCAAATCTGAAATTCAGGATGTATCAGCTCAAAGACAGACCTTCTCAAATGGCTATCCACCCCGCTAGAAGCAGGGAAGTCTTTTTAGTCCTGATGACTGTCACAAACACGACAAATAGACCACAAATCTTCTCAGAAGTACAGATTTATTCGGTTAGAGTTCTCTCATGAGATATAAAAGACAAATGAATTTCAAAACACATCATTATTCTATTGGCTTGTATTATTCTATTACACTGAGTGCACTTGAATATCAAGCAGGCCGTTTAACCTTGGGGTCAattgctttctctctccttaaTAAAGCTTCTCTCAACACTTACCTGTAATTTGATGTtaggcatcccttccttctccctcactttttctgaaagttttattGCAGAAGGTGAGTAGTCGATCCCAGTGAGATTAGTGTAGCCACTTTTTGCCTAGGCAGAAGCAGAGAATCTTCATCAGTGTGCTAGCAAATGTTGTGTTCAACAGGTATATTCCCCACATATaatccctcctctcctcctcttaATGACAGGGGGACAAAAATGActcatttttattcctgttatCACCACCAGAGCTGAACAGCCAAGGGAACGAACTGCAGTAACTCCGTTCTGCCTGATGCCTCATCAAAAGCATTGTTGACTGAAAGCTGGTTTATGTCAACAAGTGGAAAACTGAGCAGAGCTGTGAAAAGAAACACCCTGGTGGGGAACAGGCTCTTATCTGCACCAAAAGTAACCTAGAAACGAGGAATTTTCAGCGATGAGAACATGTGCCAACGCCAGATGCTTCACAATAAGAAAACCTCTTTAACACTTGCACAACATATGAGATTGAGCAATTATTTGGTTTATAACCTAAACGGCAAGAGCCAAACTATGCAGCACATTATATTAGTACAGAAAACCACTGTAAAAAACTTACTTTTCCTAATTTCTCATGCGAACGTCTATCTGAATGCAATTATTTGCATGCACTGAGGTCTCTATCAGCAATTTTCAGGTAGGTTATGAAGCATGTAGAAGGGCACAGAGACTTTCTGTCAGTCTAACTCTGAACCAGATAACGATAACCCAGGCGGTCCGAGTCAGGCAACGAGATCCTAGCAACCCTTCTGCAAAGCAGATGGGCTCATACACCGGGCatcagctggagctgggcacgTGGGCGGGGGGCAGTGACACGTTTCCACGCCTCGCTCGGAGCAGCTGGAGCAAGCAGCTCTGGCATCCCGTGCGCCACTCAGCCTGGCTGGACCCAAACCCAACAGGAAGAGCTGGGATCTTagggccagctgcaggcagtaacagcagagggaggaggtgggtggCTTGGGTTTGGCTTTTTGAACACTACATGGAATTTAACTAGTGTTAAGCACAACGCTGCCTATCTATTTACTCCAAAGGCTGATACCTCAACGGCACAGAAAactacattattattttttttttgaagtcctTCCTCCTTCAGTCCGTGTGAGCGCAGTGCTAGCCAGCTGTTCTTAATTGAGGGCTAATTTCGGCTAGACACAAAGACCGTGTTGTTTGCATTTGATGAAGAGCAGCAGATTGCTCAGGCTTCTGCCCACGTTCCTCCCCAGAGCTCCAAGAGCGACCCAAGCTTCCTGAGATGCCTGCGCTGAAGGCTTGGGGGTGGAAGAGCAGTTTCCACAACAGCTCCTCTGTTTGGAAGCGAAGAGGTTGAGTCACTGCAGGGAGTTTCCATTCACTCCTGGGGCAGAGAAGGAAAGTTGAAGGCTAAACAGCCTTAAATGCTGCTAAACCTGTACGGCCTGACTCCCTACGGACAGGAAGGGATCGTTCAGTCAAGCGTCAAAAACAACCGCACCGCACGCTGGAACTGGATTCGTGGTGTCCTGAAGGTGGTGTTTGCAAGCATGTTTCTGCTACTTCCTGGAAAAGCTGGGTAAATAGCAGAAGGCAGCTTGTAAAGCTTTGGAAACCTGCAAAGTTATCAGCACTGTGCTGTGGTTGGGTT is a genomic window containing:
- the EEF1AKMT2 gene encoding EEF1A lysine methyltransferase 2 isoform X2, translated to MLRTRGSCGFFRTPEMPGKFGKSLTPPERAPEPLGFGEESMVRVIRWLEKQKVPHDSPVLDIGTGNGVLLVELAKSGYTNLTGIDYSPSAIKLSEKVREKEGMPNIKLQVEDFLAPSADLSGFQICIDKGTFDAISLNPDNAVGKRKQYVRSLRNVLKPEGFFLITSCNWTKEELLEEFREGFEILEELPTPKFCFGGRIGNSVTALVFQRKE
- the EEF1AKMT2 gene encoding EEF1A lysine methyltransferase 2 isoform X1; the protein is MAGVGGAAFGPSALGTKPHWDAAYERELRFFQDTGDAGEIWFGEESMVRVIRWLEKQKVPHDSPVLDIGTGNGVLLVELAKSGYTNLTGIDYSPSAIKLSEKVREKEGMPNIKLQVEDFLAPSADLSGFQICIDKGTFDAISLNPDNAVGKRKQYVRSLRNVLKPEGFFLITSCNWTKEELLEEFREGFEILEELPTPKFCFGGRIGNSVTALVFQRKE